One Littorina saxatilis isolate snail1 linkage group LG10, US_GU_Lsax_2.0, whole genome shotgun sequence DNA window includes the following coding sequences:
- the LOC138978572 gene encoding E3 ubiquitin-protein ligase MIB2-like isoform X1, producing MAAGLRVIRGPDWNLGEADGGEGHVGTLAEVKDGGKANIVWDGGEVTLCRAAEGQGYDLRVLDNATVGIRHPHIVCDECGESGIVGMRWKCTECDDFDLCSLCYFSDKHDCNHQFYRYETPNSQPAKQERRSKSMKMRVLGIFPDATVQRGHDWEWKDQDGGQGSTGRVLELLTPAAHSARSTVKVEWENGRKNVYRLGYKGKVDLQYTEEAPGLECYPQHLPPFDVSHYSESRLQDQPVTDHVTQGDNVVITVGPGELQQLQKARSGWAVGMAECVGKVGKVQGFAANGDAIVSFGNKKYRLYPGALKKVGSITLGSRVRILDDEEKVKMLQDGHGGYNEQMKAAVGKVGEVIKVDQDGDVVVKFGQRHWVFAPACCIAAPGAQVDLISADVDGSVPFGLGGNKTGADLLGLLAAMAQATGQAAGDGLFFKAVAEKQEALALDLLRKNPSLAKSETQGFSALHLASNRGLLRVSVALVAGGADLNSKDKDGDTPLMSALAGGQAEVAELLIQKGCQVDAKNNDGQTAGHKAALAGLDKIMQALVARGADLNAQDNSGDTPLHDAVSQSKVSVAEVILSWPGIDVHSKNKRGHPPLHYACMRDEPEIVDRIIRRDRSTANEKKGDGFTPLHVCACNDHDSCMRILIEKGGATVNVANDEKQTPLHVAAHEAAKDCVQLLVKHGADVNGRDSMGNTPLHVTLAGLARGMEEMGLLMAILGQLDKVKEETRTQIACFLVQHGADPHATNNLGLAALDACPQGHPKVQDAIKRYVAQMDTRRSQALPAAMSGMSLAQTNGGQEGKCKHCFFKDAQILMVPCGHRPLCKDCCSGISRCPECGQSIKTMFDKDGRKVKECIVM from the exons atggcggccggtCTGCGTGTGATCCGCGGCCCTGACTGGAACCTTGGTGAGGCCGATGGGGGTGAAGGCCACGTGGGTACCTTGGCGGAGGTCAAGGACGGCGGCAAGGCCAATATTGTTTGGGATGGAGGGGAGGTCACCTTATGCAGAGCTGCTGAAGGTCAAGGGTATGACCTTCGCGTGTTGGACAATGCAACTGTCG GCATTAGACATCCACACATTGTGTGTGACGAGTGCGGAGAGTCGGGTATTGTGGGCATGCGCTGGAAGTGCACAGAGTGTGACGACTTTGACCTCTGCTCCCTCTGCTACTTCAGCGACAAACATGACTGCAACCACCAGTTCTACAGATACGAGACCCCCAACTCTCAACC AGCGAAACAAGAGCGGAGGAGCAAGAGCATGAAGATGCGTGTGCTGGGGATCTTCCCTGACGCCACGGTCCAGCGGGGTCACGACTGGGAGTGGAAGGATCAGGATG GCGGCCAGGGTTCAACAGGTCGTGTCCTTGAACTATTGACCCCGGCAGCGCACTCAGCACGGAGCACGGTCAAGGTTGAATGGGAGAACGGACGAAAGAACGTCTACAGACTGGGGTACAAGGGCAAGGTCGACCTACAGTACACAGAGGAGGCTCCTGGCTTGGAGTGCTACCCTCAGCATTTACCTCCCTTTG ACGTGAGCCACTACAGCGAGTCGAGACTGCAGGATCAGCCCGTGACGGACCACGTGACACAGGGAGACAACGTGGTCATCACAGTGGGGCCCGGGGAGCTGCAGCAGCTGCAGAAAGCACGCAGTGGCTGGGCCGTCGGTATGGCCGAG TGCGTTGGAAAAGTTGGCAAAGTTCAGGGCTTTGCCGCCAATGGCGACGCCATTGTTAGTTTTGGCAACAAGAAATACAGACTCTACCCTGGTGCCTTGAAAAAG GTGGGCAGCATCACCTTGGGAAGCCGTGTCAGAATTTTGGACGACGAAGAGAAGGTGAAGATGTTGCAGGATGGACATGGCGGCTACAACGAACAAATGAAAGCT GCGGTGGGCAAGGTAGGGGAGGTAATCAAGGTGGACCAGGACGGGGACGTGGTGGTCAAATTCGGTCAGCGACACTGGGTTTTCGCCCCTGCCTGCTGTATCGCCGCCCCTGGCGCTCAGGTCGACCTCATCTCCGCTGACGTGGACGGCTCTGTCCCGTTCGGGCTGG GGGGTAACAAGACTGGCGCGGACTTGCTGGGTCTGCTAGCGGCTATGGCCCAGGCCACGGGACAGGCGGCAGGTGACGGCCTCTTCTTCAAGGCGGTGGCTGAGAAGCAGGAGGCCTTGGCCCTGGACCTTCTACGAAAGAACCCCTCCCTG GCCAAAAGCGAAACTCAGGGTTTCTCAGCGCTGCACCTTGCATCCAATCGTGGCTTGCTGCGTGTCTCAGTAGCACTGGTGGCGGGAGGGGCGGATCTGAACAGCAAGGACAAAGATGGCGACACGCCGCTCATGTCGGCACTGGCTGGAGG TCAGGCGGAGGTGGCTGAGCTCCTGATCCAGAAAGGCTGCCAGGTGGACGCCAAGAACAACGACGGACAGACAGCCGGACACAAGGCGGCGCTGGCAGGCCTGGACAAGATCATGCAGGCTCTTGTCGCCCGCGGAGCGGATCTGAACGCTCAG GACAACAGCGGAGACACGCCTTTGCACGACGCTGTGTCTCAGAGCAAGGTGTCAGTCGCTGAGGTGATCCTGTCCTGGCCTGGCATTGACGTTCacagcaaaaacaaaagagGACACCCCCCTCTGCACTATGCCTGCATGAGAGACGAGCCTGA GATAGTGGATCGCATTATTCGTCGGGACCGGTCGacagcgaacgagaagaagggCGATGGCTTCACACCGCTTCACGTCTGTGCGTGCAACGACCATGACAGCTGCATGAGGATTCTCATCGAAAAG GGCGGCGCCACAGTGAACGTGGCCAACGATGAGAAGCAGACACCTCTCCACGTGGCTGCCCACGAAGCGGCCAAAGACTGTGTCCAGCTTCTGGTCAAacatg GTGCCGATGTGAACGGACGTGACAGTATGGGCAACACACCGCTACATGTCACGCTGGCAGGCCTGGCTAGGGGCATGGAGGAAATGGGTCTG CTGATGGCCATCCTAGGCCAGCTGGACAAGGTGAAGGAGGAGACACGCACACAGATCGCCTGCTTCCTTGTGCAGCACGGCGCTGACCCGCACGCCACCAACAACTTGGGGCTGGCCGCACTGGACGCCTGTCCTCAAGGTCACCCCAAGGTCCAGGACGCCATCAAGCGATACGTGGCGCAGAT